In [Limnothrix rosea] IAM M-220, a single window of DNA contains:
- a CDS encoding Gfo/Idh/MocA family protein — protein MKKVIVVGAGNWGKNLVRNFNALGALAGVAEMNPALRAKVAADFPEVKIYDDLASALATDVDAVVLATPAPSHYPLALQVLQSGKDVFIEKPMTLKTSEARKLAEYADSQDLVLMVGHLLLYQPAIAWMHDYLATGKAGKVFHVSTQRVKLGKVRSTENVWWSFAPHDVSVILDLLGNPSSELQLQSVQSSGHAMLQANIADNVHVDLKFTNGQSAHIHTSWYYPLSQRSTVVLAEKQMLVYDEVAQTVTIHNKTIDSDLNNRDDGTETVKIAAAEPLKLECEHFLECLATRQRPRSDGWNGVGVVEILEKAHKGLETKT, from the coding sequence ATGAAAAAAGTCATTGTGGTTGGTGCGGGCAATTGGGGCAAAAATCTTGTGCGCAATTTTAATGCTCTTGGTGCATTGGCTGGTGTCGCAGAAATGAATCCAGCTCTACGTGCAAAGGTTGCGGCTGATTTTCCTGAGGTGAAAATTTATGATGATCTTGCCTCTGCTTTAGCGACGGATGTTGATGCAGTTGTTTTGGCAACTCCTGCGCCATCTCACTATCCATTGGCGCTTCAGGTTCTCCAGTCTGGCAAGGATGTGTTTATTGAAAAACCGATGACTCTTAAAACATCGGAAGCGCGGAAGCTTGCGGAGTATGCGGATAGCCAAGATCTGGTTTTGATGGTTGGACATTTACTGCTCTACCAGCCGGCGATCGCCTGGATGCATGATTACTTAGCAACGGGCAAAGCCGGAAAAGTTTTTCATGTATCCACACAAAGAGTAAAACTGGGCAAAGTTCGTAGTACAGAAAATGTCTGGTGGTCATTTGCGCCCCACGATGTCTCCGTAATTTTAGATTTATTGGGCAACCCATCAAGCGAACTGCAACTACAATCTGTTCAATCCAGTGGTCATGCAATGCTGCAAGCAAATATCGCCGATAACGTCCATGTAGATCTAAAATTCACCAATGGTCAATCTGCCCATATCCATACATCTTGGTATTACCCATTATCTCAACGCTCTACAGTTGTCCTTGCAGAAAAACAAATGTTAGTTTACGACGAAGTTGCCCAAACTGTGACCATTCACAACAAGACAATTGATAGCGACTTAAATAATAGAGATGACGGAACTGAAACAGTCAAAATTGCAGCAGCAGAACCACTTAAACTAGAGTGCGAACATTTCTTAGAATGTCTTGCGACACGCCAACGTCCGCGTTCAGATGGTTGGAATGGCGTTGGTGTGGTAGAAATTTTGGAAAAAGCTCACAAAGGGCTGGAAACAAAAACTTAA